A genome region from Dickeya chrysanthemi NCPPB 402 includes the following:
- a CDS encoding glycosyltransferase family 9 protein — MSKFAARLKIFPRGLLQLLKKPWRRAPAEVNRILVAHNLLLGDTVMLTPLLAKLRRNYPRAEIVLLCKPAFVEVYRLNPYGVVPMPYQPSSAASVSAIVSSGPYDLALIPGDNRYSWLALAAGSRWIIAHCPALHNAKSWPVNEYHDYPAEPMAWGDAMATLTHGELPEPLRWSAPACDFTPPTSPVVVLHVGASNPVRFWPPEQWLALADWLTTQGYTPVWSGGGNERHIVDAIDPQRRYRSFAGELSLSQLLTLLAGAKALICADTGVAHLAKWVNTPTMTLYGPGNPVAFGPGRFWQNNPIINIGFHPISCRDQHTLFGRELAWLERCNRTETRCLQFCDGQSACMQHITLPEIQSAFIHLLRKI, encoded by the coding sequence ATGAGCAAATTTGCTGCCCGGTTGAAGATTTTCCCCCGCGGCTTGTTGCAGTTGCTGAAAAAGCCCTGGCGCCGTGCGCCGGCGGAGGTCAACCGTATTCTGGTCGCCCACAATCTGTTGTTGGGCGATACCGTAATGTTGACGCCGTTGCTGGCTAAACTGCGTCGCAATTATCCACGTGCAGAGATTGTGCTGCTGTGCAAGCCGGCGTTTGTCGAGGTCTATCGCCTCAATCCGTATGGCGTAGTGCCGATGCCTTATCAGCCGTCGTCGGCGGCGTCGGTCTCGGCTATCGTGAGCAGCGGGCCTTATGATCTGGCGCTGATTCCAGGCGACAATCGCTACAGCTGGCTGGCGCTGGCTGCAGGCAGCCGTTGGATTATTGCGCATTGCCCCGCGTTGCATAACGCCAAAAGCTGGCCGGTCAATGAATATCATGACTATCCCGCTGAACCGATGGCGTGGGGCGATGCCATGGCGACGTTAACGCACGGCGAGTTGCCTGAGCCTTTGCGTTGGTCGGCGCCGGCCTGCGATTTCACGCCGCCGACGTCGCCTGTTGTCGTGCTGCATGTCGGCGCCAGCAACCCGGTGCGTTTCTGGCCGCCGGAGCAGTGGCTGGCGCTGGCAGACTGGTTGACGACACAGGGTTATACTCCGGTCTGGAGCGGCGGCGGCAACGAACGCCATATCGTTGATGCGATCGATCCGCAACGGCGTTATCGCAGTTTTGCCGGTGAGTTGTCGTTATCCCAATTGCTGACGCTGTTGGCGGGGGCGAAAGCGCTAATCTGCGCTGATACCGGCGTGGCGCATTTGGCGAAATGGGTAAATACCCCGACGATGACGCTGTATGGTCCCGGTAACCCCGTCGCGTTTGGTCCCGGCCGTTTCTGGCAAAATAATCCGATTATCAATATCGGTTTTCACCCGATCTCCTGTCGTGATCAGCACACTTTGTTTGGGCGCGAACTTGCCTGGCTTGAACGGTGCAATCGGACTGAGACTCGCTGCCTGCAGTTTTGTGATGGGCAGTCAGCGTGTATGCAGCACATTACCCTTCCTGAAATTCAGTCGGCTTTTATCCATTTGTTGAGAAAGATTTAA
- a CDS encoding glycosyltransferase family 4 protein produces MLDTSLNILHTESSCGWGGQEIRILTESQGMMKRGHKVTILCCPHSTIYREAQARGIAVVGLPIEKKRLSSLMALMGWLRQHGCAFDVVNTHSSTDAWLVAVAGVMLGKRVPQMVRTRHVSTDINRSLTTRWLYMTATRHIATTGERLRQQLHRDNRYPLSHMTSVPTGIDLSFYRQSARQTARQTIGIPSRPTLGILATMRSWKGHTYLLEAWQTLTKDFPDWQLLMVGDGPQRQALEQQVAATGLADGVIFLGNRDDVPDCLNSMDLFVLPSYGNEGVPQSIMQAMACGLPVVSTNVGAIDEAVVNEQTGYLIAPKNTALLEQKLRQLMGDDVLRARFSEAALKRASEQFGADIMLDKMTTIFRNSLRSTRS; encoded by the coding sequence ATGTTAGACACATCTTTAAATATATTACATACCGAGTCCTCTTGTGGTTGGGGCGGGCAGGAAATTCGTATTCTTACGGAATCTCAGGGAATGATGAAGCGTGGCCACAAGGTCACTATTCTGTGTTGTCCTCACTCGACTATTTATCGTGAAGCACAGGCGCGCGGCATTGCCGTTGTGGGGCTGCCGATTGAGAAAAAACGGTTGTCGTCGCTGATGGCGTTGATGGGGTGGTTGCGTCAGCACGGTTGCGCGTTCGATGTCGTCAATACGCACAGTTCCACCGATGCCTGGCTGGTGGCGGTCGCCGGCGTGATGTTGGGAAAACGTGTACCGCAGATGGTGCGTACCCGCCATGTTTCCACCGATATTAACCGATCGTTGACCACCCGCTGGCTATATATGACTGCTACCCGTCACATCGCCACCACCGGTGAACGGCTGCGTCAGCAACTGCACCGGGATAACCGTTACCCGTTGTCGCACATGACCTCGGTGCCGACCGGCATCGACTTGAGTTTTTATCGTCAGTCTGCGCGGCAGACGGCCCGACAAACCATCGGTATTCCGAGCCGACCGACGCTGGGGATTCTGGCGACCATGCGTTCCTGGAAAGGGCATACCTACCTGCTGGAAGCCTGGCAGACATTGACGAAGGATTTTCCCGACTGGCAGTTGCTGATGGTCGGCGATGGGCCGCAGCGTCAGGCACTGGAACAACAGGTCGCGGCGACGGGGCTGGCGGATGGCGTGATTTTTCTGGGCAACCGTGACGACGTTCCGGACTGCCTGAACAGTATGGATCTGTTTGTTCTGCCGTCTTATGGCAATGAAGGCGTACCGCAAAGCATCATGCAGGCGATGGCTTGCGGCTTGCCGGTCGTGTCGACCAATGTCGGCGCCATTGACGAGGCGGTGGTCAATGAACAGACCGGTTATCTGATAGCGCCGAAAAACACTGCTTTGCTTGAGCAAAAACTGCGGCAACTGATGGGTGATGATGTATTGCGCGCCCGGTTTAGCGAGGCGGCGCTGAAGCGGGCCTCTGAACAGTTCGGCGCGGATATCATGCTTGATAAAATGACGACGATTTTCCGCAACAGCCTGCGGTCTACCCGTTCATGA
- the waaA gene encoding lipid IV(A) 3-deoxy-D-manno-octulosonic acid transferase, with the protein MLQTLYTFLFYMIQPLIWLRLWLRGRKIPAYRKRWGERYGFYRNQVKPEGILLHSVSVGETLAAVPLVRALRHRYPSLPITVTTMTPTGSERALSAFGKDVYHVYLPYDLPGAMMRFLDHVQPRLVIIMETELWPNLITALHQRNIPLIIANARLSERSANGYHKLGRFMRTLLRRITLIAVQNEEDGERFINLGLKRSQLNVTGSLKFDISVTPELAARAVTLRRQWAPQRPVWIAASTHDGEEKIIVDAHTALLKTFPTLLLILVPRHPDRFDDAKAIVRKAGLEYTLRSAGTVPPASSHVVIGDTMGELMLLYGIADLAFVGGSLIERGGHNPLEPAAHAIPVLMGPHTFNFKDICARLQESDGLITVRDTASLVGQITTLLSDDDYRRYHGHHAVDVLHKNQGALQSLLTLLEPYLPPRSQ; encoded by the coding sequence ATGTTACAAACGCTGTATACCTTTCTGTTTTACATGATCCAGCCGCTTATCTGGCTGCGTCTATGGCTCCGGGGTCGAAAAATCCCCGCTTACCGCAAACGCTGGGGAGAGCGCTACGGCTTCTACCGGAATCAGGTAAAACCCGAAGGCATACTGCTGCATTCCGTCTCTGTCGGAGAGACGCTGGCCGCAGTGCCGCTGGTTCGCGCCCTGCGTCATCGTTATCCGTCTTTACCCATTACCGTCACCACCATGACGCCGACAGGTTCCGAGCGAGCTTTATCCGCATTCGGCAAAGACGTTTACCATGTCTATCTGCCCTACGATCTGCCCGGTGCCATGATGCGCTTTCTCGATCATGTCCAACCGCGTTTGGTGATCATCATGGAAACCGAGTTATGGCCGAACCTGATTACCGCTTTGCATCAACGCAACATCCCGCTCATCATCGCCAATGCGCGTTTGTCCGAGCGCTCGGCTAACGGCTACCACAAACTCGGCCGCTTTATGCGCACGTTGCTGCGCCGCATCACCCTCATCGCGGTACAAAATGAGGAAGACGGCGAGCGCTTTATCAATCTGGGGCTGAAACGTTCGCAGTTGAATGTGACCGGCAGCCTGAAATTCGATATCTCCGTCACGCCGGAGCTGGCTGCCCGCGCCGTCACGCTACGTCGTCAGTGGGCACCGCAGCGACCGGTGTGGATCGCCGCCAGTACTCACGACGGCGAAGAAAAGATCATCGTCGACGCCCATACCGCATTACTGAAAACCTTTCCGACCCTGCTGCTGATTCTGGTGCCGCGCCACCCTGACCGCTTTGACGACGCCAAAGCCATTGTGCGCAAAGCCGGGCTGGAATACACCCTGCGCAGCGCAGGTACGGTTCCTCCCGCCTCATCGCATGTGGTGATTGGCGATACCATGGGTGAACTGATGCTGCTGTACGGCATCGCCGATCTGGCGTTTGTCGGCGGCAGCCTGATTGAACGGGGCGGACATAATCCGCTGGAGCCGGCCGCGCACGCCATACCGGTGTTGATGGGACCGCATACCTTCAACTTCAAGGATATCTGCGCCCGATTACAGGAATCCGACGGGTTGATCACCGTGCGGGATACCGCCTCACTGGTGGGACAGATCACCACACTCTTGTCGGACGATGATTA